From Micromonospora rhizosphaerae, the proteins below share one genomic window:
- a CDS encoding epoxide hydrolase family protein codes for MSVTPDNSTIRPFTFEFPDAELEDLRARIRATRWPEKETVADQSQGTQLATIQELARYWASGYDWRKVEAKLKALPNFITEIDGLDIHFIHVRSKHENALPLIVTHGWPGSIIEQLKIIEPLTNPTAHGGDASDAFHVVIPSMPGYGFSGKPATTGWAPDRIARAWGELMKRLGYTKYVAQGGDWGAIVTDLMGVQQPEGLIGIHANMAGVFPPAIDKALQAGNPLPTDLSDEEKRACEQMEFFWDHAAYGLMMGSRPQTLTGFADSPVGLAAFMIDHDAASLELISRAFAGHSEGLTRDDVLDNITLFWLTNTGVSASRLYWECIKSGISFFGVKGVNIPVAVSVFPDELYEAPKSWAEQAYPNLIHYNKLDKGGHFAAWEQPQLFVDELRAGFRSLR; via the coding sequence TTGTCTGTCACACCAGACAATTCCACGATCCGCCCGTTCACGTTCGAGTTCCCCGACGCCGAACTCGAGGACCTGCGTGCCCGCATCAGGGCCACGCGTTGGCCCGAGAAGGAGACCGTCGCAGATCAGTCGCAGGGCACGCAGCTCGCCACGATTCAGGAACTCGCGCGCTACTGGGCGTCGGGATACGACTGGCGCAAGGTCGAGGCGAAGCTGAAGGCTCTGCCGAATTTCATCACCGAGATCGACGGGCTGGACATTCACTTCATTCACGTCCGCTCGAAGCATGAGAATGCTCTGCCGCTGATCGTCACGCACGGCTGGCCCGGCTCGATCATCGAGCAGCTGAAGATCATCGAGCCGCTCACCAATCCCACGGCACATGGCGGGGACGCATCGGACGCTTTCCATGTGGTGATTCCGTCGATGCCGGGCTACGGCTTCTCGGGCAAGCCTGCCACCACCGGCTGGGCCCCCGACCGCATCGCGCGTGCCTGGGGAGAGCTGATGAAGCGCCTCGGCTACACGAAGTACGTGGCGCAGGGCGGCGACTGGGGTGCGATCGTCACCGATCTCATGGGCGTGCAGCAGCCCGAGGGGCTGATCGGCATCCACGCCAACATGGCCGGCGTGTTTCCGCCCGCCATTGACAAGGCCCTCCAGGCCGGCAACCCGCTGCCGACCGACCTCTCCGACGAGGAAAAGCGCGCGTGCGAGCAGATGGAATTCTTCTGGGATCACGCCGCCTACGGCCTCATGATGGGCTCGCGTCCGCAGACGCTGACCGGATTCGCGGACTCGCCCGTCGGCCTGGCGGCCTTCATGATCGACCATGACGCGGCCAGCCTGGAGCTGATCTCTCGGGCCTTTGCCGGACACTCCGAAGGCCTGACGCGAGACGATGTCCTCGACAACATCACGCTCTTCTGGCTGACGAACACGGGGGTTTCTGCGTCGCGTCTCTACTGGGAGTGCATCAAGAGCGGGATCTCCTTCTTCGGCGTCAAGGGCGTCAACATCCCGGTTGCCGTGAGCGTCTTTCCTGACGAGCTCTACGAGGCCCCGAAGAGTTGGGCAGAGCAGGCGTATCCCAATCTCATCCACTACAACAAGCTCGACAAGGGCGGCCACTTTGCGGCCTGGGAGCAGCCGCAACTCTTTGTGGACGAGCTGCGCGCCGGCTTCCGGTCGCTTCGCTAG
- a CDS encoding low temperature requirement protein A codes for MTASGAKLLRRPGEPRQTNFLELFFDLVFVVALAQLSQALIQDLRWSGAFQTLVLLLAMWWIWTMTAWTTDLYDPERPAIQLLVTATMLGSLVMVVALPDAFGERGLVFAGTYVTIHVGRQLFLVLALRGHELQPRSIRVLFWFGVSAVPWIAGAAAHGAAREALWTLAVAVEYVSLSFRWPTPGLGRSPKPEMGILGEHLADRYRQFFIIALGELILVSGLTLYGSGFAADQIAALVVSFATTALFWRIYIYHAGELLAEAVAAAPDPERVALSATLSYPIMVAGVVATAVGDKLVITHPLGHTQPAWVSVILGGPALFLAGRACFEYAVFSHLSWIRPIGVLVLAVLAPAMLFVPPLLAALAATAVLAGIAIADAVRVHRRPPEPPSPPG; via the coding sequence ATGACGGCGAGCGGTGCCAAGCTGCTGCGAAGACCCGGGGAGCCGCGGCAGACAAACTTCCTGGAGCTGTTCTTCGACCTGGTGTTTGTCGTCGCGCTCGCCCAACTCTCGCAGGCGCTGATACAGGATCTCCGGTGGAGCGGCGCCTTCCAGACGCTGGTGCTGCTGTTGGCCATGTGGTGGATCTGGACCATGACAGCGTGGACAACCGACCTCTACGACCCGGAACGGCCGGCGATACAGCTGCTGGTCACCGCGACCATGCTCGGCAGTCTGGTGATGGTCGTCGCGCTGCCCGACGCGTTCGGCGAGCGAGGTCTGGTCTTCGCAGGCACGTACGTCACCATCCATGTCGGCCGCCAACTCTTCCTCGTCCTCGCCCTGCGCGGCCACGAATTGCAGCCCAGAAGCATTCGGGTGCTGTTCTGGTTCGGTGTGTCCGCGGTGCCGTGGATCGCTGGGGCGGCCGCACACGGTGCGGCGCGTGAGGCGCTGTGGACGCTGGCGGTGGCTGTGGAATACGTGTCGCTCTCGTTCCGCTGGCCCACGCCGGGGCTGGGTCGCTCACCCAAGCCGGAAATGGGCATCCTGGGCGAGCACCTGGCCGACCGCTACCGGCAGTTCTTTATCATCGCGCTCGGCGAGTTGATCCTGGTCTCTGGTTTGACCCTTTACGGCAGCGGCTTCGCGGCTGATCAGATCGCGGCGCTCGTGGTCTCGTTCGCCACCACGGCGCTGTTCTGGCGGATCTACATCTACCATGCCGGGGAACTGTTGGCCGAGGCTGTCGCAGCGGCCCCCGACCCGGAACGCGTCGCCCTCTCGGCGACACTCTCCTACCCGATCATGGTGGCCGGCGTCGTCGCCACCGCCGTCGGCGACAAACTCGTCATCACCCATCCACTCGGACACACGCAACCGGCGTGGGTCTCCGTCATCCTCGGCGGACCCGCGCTGTTCCTGGCCGGGCGCGCCTGCTTCGAGTACGCGGTATTCAGCCACCTGTCCTGGATTCGACCAATCGGCGTGCTCGTGCTGGCCGTCCTGGCACCCGCGATGCTGTTCGTGCCGCCGCTGCTGGCCGCCCTCGCCGCGACCGCAGTCCTAGCCGGGATCGCCATCGCCGACGCAGTCCGCGTCCACCGACGCCCACCCGAGCCGCCATCACCACCCGGCTAG
- a CDS encoding DUF4037 domain-containing protein: MAFVPGLTLCRRFHAEVLAPLLARRRLGLCYAAGLLDGGSELLGLDTPRSTDHDWGPRAQLFVADPGDVAPVRALLDAELPAEFLGWPTRFTGGPDVRLGVADPDGDRHGVEVAELDGWLRGRLGFDPLAGIGVDDWLSTPTQRLAELTGGEVFHDGLDGALTSARARLAWYPDDVWRHVLAAEWSRVGQAEHLAGRCAEVGDELGSRVVTAGLARDLMRLGLLLHRRWPPYAKWLGTTFSRLPAAAPVAAALTDALGSGGWADRQTGLVHALETLAHWTNDTGLAPAVDPRARQFHQRPFLVLDANRFAAALRAAITDPALRERPPVGAIDQYVDNVEVLTHPDRACRIAAAVLPR, translated from the coding sequence ATGGCGTTCGTACCCGGGCTGACGCTCTGCCGCCGCTTCCACGCCGAGGTGCTCGCCCCGCTGCTGGCCCGCCGTCGCCTCGGCCTGTGCTACGCCGCCGGCCTGCTCGACGGCGGTTCGGAGCTGCTCGGTCTGGACACCCCCCGCTCCACCGACCACGACTGGGGGCCCCGCGCCCAGCTCTTCGTCGCCGACCCGGGCGACGTCGCGCCGGTTCGCGCGCTGCTGGACGCCGAGCTACCGGCGGAGTTCCTCGGCTGGCCGACCCGCTTCACCGGCGGCCCCGACGTTCGCCTCGGCGTCGCGGATCCCGACGGCGACCGGCACGGCGTGGAGGTGGCCGAGCTGGACGGGTGGCTGCGCGGGCGGCTCGGCTTCGACCCGCTCGCCGGGATCGGCGTGGACGACTGGCTGTCGACGCCCACTCAGCGGCTGGCCGAGCTGACCGGCGGCGAGGTCTTCCACGACGGGCTCGACGGGGCGCTCACCTCGGCGCGGGCCCGGCTGGCCTGGTACCCGGACGACGTCTGGCGGCACGTGCTGGCCGCCGAATGGAGCCGGGTCGGCCAGGCCGAGCACCTGGCCGGTCGGTGCGCCGAGGTCGGTGACGAGTTGGGCAGCCGGGTGGTGACCGCCGGGCTGGCCCGGGACCTGATGCGGCTCGGCCTGCTGCTGCACCGCCGCTGGCCCCCGTACGCCAAGTGGCTCGGCACCACCTTCTCCCGGCTGCCCGCGGCGGCGCCGGTGGCCGCGGCGCTGACCGACGCCCTCGGCTCCGGCGGCTGGGCAGACCGGCAGACGGGGCTGGTCCACGCCCTGGAGACCCTCGCCCATTGGACCAACGACACCGGGCTGGCCCCGGCCGTCGACCCCCGGGCGCGGCAGTTCCACCAGCGGCCCTTCCTGGTGCTCGACGCCAACCGGTTCGCCGCGGCGCTGCGCGCCGCCATCACCGACCCGGCGCTGCGCGAGCGCCCGCCGGTCGGCGCGATCGACCAGTACGTGGACAACGTCGAGGTGCTCACCCACCCGGACCGCGCCTGCCGGATCGCCGCGGCCGTCCTGCCGCGCTGA
- a CDS encoding 5'-3' exonuclease has protein sequence MAQQPPILLVDAPSLYFRAYFGIPESAAKSEDGQPVNAVRGFLDMLAQLIRTRRPDRMVCALDHDWRPAWRVELLPSYKAHRVAPEGGEVVPDTLSPQVPVILEVLAAIGITAVGATGYEADDVLGTLSVTQPGPVEVVSGDRDLFQLVDDARGVRLLYVGRGVAKLEDCDDAAVHARYGVPADRYADFAALRGDPSDGLPGVPGVGEKTAARLIDRYGGLAGILDALDDSGAGFAPGLRTKLNAARDYLAVAPKVVRVATDVPLPQLPTALPTAPADPDRLLDLAQRWNLAGSCRRLVDALAARS, from the coding sequence GTGGCACAGCAACCCCCGATCCTGCTCGTCGACGCCCCCAGCCTCTACTTCCGGGCCTACTTCGGCATCCCCGAATCGGCCGCGAAGAGCGAGGACGGCCAGCCGGTCAACGCCGTGCGCGGCTTCCTCGACATGCTCGCCCAGCTCATCCGCACCCGCCGGCCGGACCGGATGGTCTGCGCGCTCGACCACGACTGGCGACCGGCGTGGCGGGTGGAGCTGCTGCCGTCGTACAAGGCGCACCGGGTCGCGCCGGAGGGCGGCGAGGTGGTGCCGGACACCCTCTCCCCGCAGGTGCCGGTCATCCTGGAGGTGCTGGCCGCGATCGGTATCACCGCCGTCGGCGCCACCGGCTACGAGGCCGACGACGTGCTCGGCACGCTGTCGGTGACCCAGCCCGGTCCGGTGGAGGTGGTCTCCGGCGACCGGGACCTGTTCCAGCTCGTCGACGACGCCCGCGGGGTCCGGCTGCTCTACGTCGGCCGTGGCGTGGCCAAGCTGGAGGACTGCGACGACGCCGCGGTCCACGCCCGGTACGGCGTCCCCGCCGACCGGTACGCCGACTTCGCCGCCCTGCGCGGCGACCCGAGCGACGGGCTGCCCGGGGTGCCAGGCGTGGGCGAGAAGACCGCCGCCCGGCTGATCGACCGGTACGGCGGCCTCGCCGGCATCCTCGACGCACTGGACGACTCCGGCGCCGGCTTCGCGCCCGGGCTGCGGACCAAGCTCAACGCCGCCCGCGACTACCTGGCGGTCGCGCCGAAGGTGGTGCGGGTGGCCACCGACGTACCGCTGCCGCAGCTGCCCACCGCGTTGCCGACCGCGCCCGCGGACCCGGACCGGCTGCTGGACCTGGCACAGCGGTGGAACCTCGCCGGCTCGTGCCGGCGGCTGGTCGACGCGCTCGCCGCCCGTTCCTGA
- a CDS encoding MHYT domain-containing protein, with the protein MGQIHHFEYGWITPALSYALSVLGSGLGLVCAGRIRSARGAGQRAWWGVLAAWAIGGTGIWAMHFMAMLGFAVEGTRIRYDVPITAASTVIAMVAVGIGLAIVGTGRLNALRLLAGGLFTGVGVAAMHYTGMAAMRLDGTIDYDRTRVALSVLIALVAATVALWLSMTVRRGLAIGASALVMGMAVNGMHFTGMSALSVHLHERRGELAGTEVSGLLLPIVLAVIFGVVGLIYALLSPPAEDDHTGAAYLDAPRRAEQPTVASPEPAPAGRRGRSTLGQPGTPFPSRRGNPPR; encoded by the coding sequence ATGGGGCAGATCCATCACTTTGAGTATGGGTGGATCACACCCGCGCTCAGCTACGCACTGTCCGTTCTCGGGTCGGGTCTCGGGCTGGTCTGCGCAGGCCGGATCCGTAGCGCCCGCGGCGCCGGACAGCGGGCCTGGTGGGGGGTGCTCGCCGCCTGGGCGATCGGCGGCACGGGCATCTGGGCAATGCACTTCATGGCGATGCTCGGCTTCGCCGTCGAGGGGACGCGGATCCGTTACGACGTGCCGATCACCGCGGCCAGCACGGTGATCGCGATGGTGGCGGTCGGCATCGGGCTGGCCATCGTCGGCACCGGCCGCCTCAACGCGCTCCGGCTCCTGGCCGGCGGTCTGTTCACCGGGGTCGGCGTCGCCGCGATGCACTACACCGGCATGGCCGCGATGCGGCTGGACGGCACCATCGACTACGACCGCACCCGGGTGGCGCTGTCGGTGCTCATCGCCTTGGTGGCCGCCACCGTGGCGCTCTGGCTGTCGATGACCGTCCGCCGCGGCCTGGCCATCGGCGCCTCCGCGCTGGTCATGGGGATGGCGGTCAACGGGATGCACTTCACCGGGATGAGCGCGCTCTCGGTGCACCTGCACGAACGCCGCGGCGAGCTCGCCGGCACCGAGGTCAGCGGCCTGCTCTTGCCGATCGTGCTCGCGGTCATTTTCGGGGTGGTCGGGCTGATCTACGCGCTGCTCTCCCCGCCCGCCGAGGACGACCACACCGGGGCGGCGTACCTGGACGCGCCGCGGCGCGCGGAGCAGCCGACGGTCGCCTCGCCGGAGCCGGCCCCGGCCGGGCGGCGTGGCCGGTCCACCCTGGGCCAGCCCGGCACGCCGTTCCCGTCCCGCCGGGGCAACCCGCCCCGCTGA